In one window of Nothobranchius furzeri strain GRZ-AD chromosome 11, NfurGRZ-RIMD1, whole genome shotgun sequence DNA:
- the c11h14orf119 gene encoding uncharacterized protein C14orf119 homolog, giving the protein MWFSQLGQGPYQQQPAGSQTFSATNVMGSTFGPTVPIAVVETPGSGGAALSPFSLLNFPPVPQGSATPLSLENLSCASPSVREPDPISYVTLQEQRCVLSWFQGWTSTQRECFLHDLLGKAVPGKVCTLLDSLSTLQVKDKLPNIFECQLRLWTQWFESWGEEERNHFLHMLEEQDPEYVAHFYSSVAGTAGRD; this is encoded by the exons ATGTGGTTCAGTCAGCTCGGTCAAGGCCCGTACCAACAGCAGCCCGCTGGCAGTCAGACATTTTCAGCCACAAACGTCATGGGCAGCACCTTCGGCCCCACAGTTCCTATAGCTGTAGTAGAGACCCCTGGCAGCGGTGGAGCTGCTTTATCTCCCTTCAGCTTGTTGAACTTCCCACCGGTTCCTCAGGGTTCAGCCACCCCGCTCAGTCTGGAGAACTTGTCCTGTGCATCTCCAAGTGTCAGAGAACCAGACCCAATTTCCTATGTGACCCTGCAGGAGCAGCGATGCGTCCTGAGCTGGTTCCAGGGCTGGACCTCCACTCAGAGAGAGTGCTTCTTGCACGACCTTCTGGGGAAAGCTGTCCCGGGAAAAGTGTGCACCCTCCTGGACTCACTCAGCACTCTCCAG GTGAAGGACAAGCTTCCCAACATCTTTGAGTGTCAGCTTCGTCTGTGGACCCAGTGGTTCGAGTCTTGGGGAGAAGAGGAGAGAAATCATTTTCTACACATGCTGGAGGAGCAGGACCCAGAGTATGTGGCCCACTTTTACAGTAGTGTAGCTGGAACCGCAGGAAGGGACTGA